In Synechococcales cyanobacterium T60_A2020_003, the sequence GATGAACAATTCCACGGCTTGATTGTCAAATTGACGTGCACTGAGATTGCCCCCAAAAATAGTCTTAAAGCGGAACATGGTAGTTTCAGCAATCGAACGACGATGATAGC encodes:
- a CDS encoding IS5/IS1182 family transposase; its protein translation is YHRRSIAETTMFRFKTIFGGNLSARQFDNQAVELFIKCVALNRMIQIAKPDSYKVEA